GCCAATCGACGAGCGCCTGGTGATCGCGTTCTACTCGCGGCGGTAGGCGACGAGCCACAGTTCACGGTCGAACGAACAGGCCCCTGCTTCCCACGCCTGGGTATCCAGGTCACCGGGAGCGGGGGCCTTTTCATGGTGTTGGCAGCTGTGGACCGCCGCCGCGCCCTGGCGGCTTGCTGGCAGTTTCGAGTGCGGCGACCATACTCAGGAGTGTCGCATCAAAGAACTGGCTGACCCGAGTCAGCACGTCGGCGGTCTGGTGGCCGCCCCCCATCGTCTCGGCTGCCCAGCGCTGCGTGGCCTCCAGAATGGGCGCTCGACAGAGACAGAACGCCTCGACGGCGGCGGCCGTCGAGAGTCCGAGTCCGGTGGAGAGCCGTCCGTATTCGGCGGCATCAACGCATGCCTGCTGCAGGCAGCGCTCAGCGTCCTCGCCCTCGGCCGCCACGTAGGATGCCAGCCCCCGCACCAGTGCGCCCCCGAGCAAGCGCGGCTGCCGCAGCGCTGCCACAGGACAGGCGGCCAACCAGGATGGCTTCTCGGACGCCGGTACGCCGGACAGGCCGCAGCGCGGCCGAAGGGTCAGCACGGTGGCGATCAGCGAGGTGTGGAGCGCCGAGCGCCGCACGTCGCGCTCAGTCATCGAGGGCGTGGCGAAAGGGTGCTGGCACGGACGCGCCAGCATGGTCGCTCAGATGGTCGTGCGCGGCATCTGAGGCTGCATCGGTTGATGGCCGCGGCCGGTAGCTCCCCGCCCGTACAACGCGCTCCGACACAAAGACGCTGAGCGACGCACGGATCGCGAGGCCGAGGGCGTCGGCAGGGGCGGCCTGGTGGACGGCTATGCTCCGGGGCAGCCCGATCTGCAGCTGCGCCGACGGCTCGCCGTCCGGCCCGGCGTCCACCACAATGGCAGCGATGTAGCCGCCGACGGCGTGCAGTGCCTCGATGAGCATCGAGTAGG
The Chloroflexota bacterium genome window above contains:
- a CDS encoding bifunctional nuclease family protein; its protein translation is MFEMLVRTVDHSARSGLPIALLMPRDRLACAPVGVPLSSAEACSLSHELDGLCTPRSRAYSMLIEALHAVGGYIAAIVVDAGPDGEPSAQLQIGLPRSIAVHQAAPADALGLAIRASLSVFVSERVVRAGSYRPRPSTDAASDAAHDHLSDHAGASVPAPFRHALDD